Genomic window (Streptosporangium brasiliense):
CGGACCTCGTCGATCTCCCCGCATTCGTGGCAGACCAGGTGCACGTGGTCGGAGTCGGCGGCCAGGTGGTAGGTGGGGGCGCCGTGTCCCAGATGGGTGTGGGTGACCATACCGAGCTCCTCGAGCAGTTCGAGGGTCCGGTAGACGGTCGAGATGTTCACCCCGCGGGCGGTCTCCCGCACCCGGGCGCAGATCTCCTCGGGAGTGGCGTGCTCGGCGGCCTTGACCGCCTCCAGCACCAGCTGGCGCTGCGGGGTGACCCGGTAACCGCGCGCCCGCAGTTGCTCGTGCCACGACGTCTCGGTCATGCCCAGAGTCTAAAAGCATCTCGGCACGACAGGGCTCCCGATTGTGAGCGAACCTCGGAGAAGCGCTCCCACCTGCGGGATCCCGCACCGCGAATATTCATTTGCCGGACTGGAATCTGTCGCATAACGTACGGATCACGCCGAAAGGAGGTGGTCCGAACAATGGTTGATCATAGTTGGGCTAGCGAGGTGGCTGTCCGCTAGGACGCCGCGACTCCGGACTCTGTCCGGGCGTCTGGCGACGTTCGGCGAATCCATGACAATCACCGGAACCCCGGGCTGCCAGAGGGCGGGCCGTCCCGTCTCGGACGGGTCCCCCGTCTTTGGTCCATCTGGCCCTCCTGAACGATAGGAGGAGCAGGCCCGGGGTTCTTCCCTTTTTCACCGGACCTGTTCTCAAGGGCCTTTTCTCCCCGCCCGAACTCCTGTTCTCCCGGCCTTGAGCCCCCGACCCTCCGCGCCGGCTCCCTGACGCCTCCGTGCCCCCGCTTC
Coding sequences:
- a CDS encoding Fur family transcriptional regulator, with protein sequence MTETSWHEQLRARGYRVTPQRQLVLEAVKAAEHATPEEICARVRETARGVNISTVYRTLELLEELGMVTHTHLGHGAPTYHLAADSDHVHLVCHECGEIDEVRPELIQDFLGKLDQEFGFAVDVHHLTVFGRCRKCR